A portion of the Corynebacterium rouxii genome contains these proteins:
- a CDS encoding helicase-related protein, whose amino-acid sequence MSQTISALWMFSETDMLKRKVHSLYAFSKSQRALSSQVMRKRLGSSTYAVGITLRKTAQRLAEELAMGGRKSGQKFFFDLEDDLLDEDQAAIESFGSFSEPEDNWTTPKIRQKVQQEIDELNKYALLAESIHQNQKSLKLGEAIEQGFARLRDIGAPEKAIIFTEYTDTQEFLAETLRKTGYGDGLVLFNGQNNSPEATQIYRAWLEKNNGSDVITGNVSADRRKALVDYFWDEGSIMIATEAASEGINLQFCSMLINYDLPWNPQRVEQRIGRIHRFGQKYDVVIVNFFNEGNAAEARILELLQNKFHLFDSVFGVSDEVLGRIESGFDFAQEIAAIYDNYRTAEEINKAFEELEEKYADTVSQDMAEARAGV is encoded by the coding sequence TTGAGCCAGACTATTTCCGCTCTCTGGATGTTTTCCGAGACCGATATGTTAAAGCGAAAAGTACATTCGCTTTACGCTTTTAGTAAATCGCAACGAGCGTTGTCTTCACAGGTGATGCGTAAACGCCTCGGTTCATCCACCTACGCAGTCGGAATTACTCTTCGCAAGACAGCTCAGCGTTTGGCAGAAGAACTAGCGATGGGTGGACGTAAATCTGGGCAGAAATTCTTCTTTGATCTCGAGGATGACCTTCTTGATGAGGACCAAGCCGCTATAGAATCTTTTGGTAGTTTTTCAGAACCAGAGGATAACTGGACAACCCCAAAGATTCGACAGAAAGTTCAGCAAGAAATCGATGAGTTAAATAAGTACGCTTTGCTAGCGGAGTCTATTCATCAAAACCAAAAGTCGCTCAAACTTGGAGAAGCCATTGAGCAGGGATTTGCGCGCTTGCGTGATATTGGTGCCCCAGAAAAAGCAATTATTTTCACTGAATACACAGATACCCAAGAATTTTTAGCAGAAACGCTTCGTAAAACTGGGTACGGTGATGGCCTCGTTTTATTTAACGGTCAAAACAATTCTCCCGAGGCCACACAGATTTACCGCGCGTGGCTTGAGAAAAATAATGGTAGTGATGTTATTACCGGTAACGTTTCAGCTGATCGCCGCAAAGCCTTGGTAGATTATTTCTGGGATGAAGGCTCAATCATGATTGCAACCGAAGCGGCTTCCGAAGGCATCAACCTTCAATTCTGTTCGATGCTCATTAACTACGATCTGCCCTGGAATCCCCAACGCGTTGAGCAGCGTATCGGTCGTATTCATCGTTTTGGGCAGAAATACGACGTAGTTATCGTTAACTTTTTTAACGAGGGCAACGCAGCCGAGGCACGTATCTTAGAGCTGCTTCAGAATAAGTTCCATTTGTTTGACAGTGTCTTCGGAGTCAGTGATGAGGTGCTGGGCCGCATCGAAAGCGGCTTTGATTTCGCTCAAGAAATCGCTGCGATTTATGACAACTACCGTACTGCTGAAGAAATCAATAAGGCATTTGAAGAACTAGAAGAAAAATATGCCGATACCGTGAGCCAAGACATGGCAGAAGCGCGCGCAGGTGTTTGA
- a CDS encoding site-specific DNA-methyltransferase, translating into MDHELNEINEVSGSSPDFRTELAEQLAELAPEAIADGKIDVEKLKELLEGDASDTSERFGLFWPGKKRAMRAAQTPTTATLVPDKENSKDWDTTKNVFIEGDNLEVLKILQKHYHGKIKMIYIDPPYNTGKDFVYPDNYKEGLDTYLEWSKQVNEEGKKLSSNSESEGRFHSNWLNMMYPRLKLARNLLTADGVMAVSIDDDEIPRLRMILEEIFGEGNFYAQIVWQKKYSPANDAKKFSDMHDYVVLISRSGKFKRNLFPRTEENNKPYVHDDGDGRGRYRTGDLSVRTYSAANDFSISNPNTGQDFRPPAGRCWAFSKANMEVLLRENRIFWGKTGEGAPQLKRYLSEVQQGTVPTTWWGHEFAGHTDAARKEIRTLFGTTAVFDTPKPTSLICRILQVATLPKEDSIVLDFFAGSGTTGHAVMLQNVEDGGNRRFIQVQLPEPLKPTQTIGEQVLSTIFEISMERTRRAGEKIRQDFAAEIGEREKPLDVGFRAFKLSDTNFVKWCTESNTDVTKLEQHLLDLRGSADDNASADGLLTEILIKQGYSLVEQIREVEIDDLSYKAVVRVDEDGDEDTLVLAYLDEHTKPTLAQLRAAINTKPVQFIFLEDAFQGDDQLKTNLVQICKTNDVELWTA; encoded by the coding sequence GTGGACCACGAACTGAACGAGATCAATGAAGTTTCGGGCAGCAGTCCAGATTTTCGTACTGAGCTAGCGGAGCAATTGGCTGAGCTTGCGCCAGAAGCAATTGCTGATGGCAAGATCGATGTAGAAAAGCTTAAGGAGCTTCTCGAGGGCGACGCCTCTGACACCAGCGAGCGCTTTGGTCTGTTCTGGCCTGGTAAGAAGCGGGCGATGCGTGCCGCGCAGACCCCAACCACTGCAACGCTCGTCCCGGACAAGGAGAACTCTAAGGATTGGGATACCACTAAGAACGTCTTTATTGAGGGCGATAACCTCGAAGTACTCAAGATTCTGCAGAAGCACTACCACGGCAAGATCAAAATGATCTACATCGATCCGCCGTATAACACCGGCAAAGATTTTGTTTACCCAGATAATTACAAAGAAGGTCTTGATACTTACCTTGAGTGGTCAAAGCAGGTCAACGAAGAGGGGAAGAAGCTTTCGTCCAACTCTGAGTCTGAAGGTCGCTTTCACTCGAACTGGTTGAACATGATGTATCCCAGGTTGAAGTTGGCGCGTAATCTACTTACAGCGGATGGGGTAATGGCGGTCAGCATTGATGACGATGAGATTCCGCGATTACGCATGATTTTGGAAGAGATTTTTGGTGAGGGGAACTTTTACGCTCAAATTGTTTGGCAGAAAAAGTATTCCCCAGCAAATGATGCAAAGAAGTTTTCTGATATGCATGACTATGTCGTTCTCATCTCAAGATCAGGAAAATTCAAAAGGAATTTATTTCCGAGAACCGAAGAAAACAATAAGCCATATGTCCATGACGACGGCGATGGAAGAGGTCGGTATCGTACCGGCGACCTCTCGGTTCGAACGTATTCTGCGGCAAATGATTTTAGTATCAGTAATCCGAATACTGGTCAGGACTTTAGGCCTCCCGCTGGCCGGTGTTGGGCCTTTTCTAAAGCAAATATGGAAGTATTGCTTCGTGAAAATCGAATTTTTTGGGGAAAGACGGGAGAAGGCGCGCCTCAACTGAAACGATATCTTTCCGAGGTCCAACAGGGAACGGTGCCGACAACTTGGTGGGGGCATGAATTTGCAGGCCACACGGATGCTGCGCGCAAAGAGATACGAACTTTGTTCGGTACAACCGCCGTTTTCGATACACCAAAACCAACGTCGCTCATTTGTCGTATTCTCCAAGTAGCAACTTTACCAAAAGAGGATTCTATCGTTCTGGACTTCTTTGCTGGCTCGGGGACCACCGGTCACGCTGTTATGCTGCAAAATGTCGAGGACGGTGGCAATCGTCGCTTTATTCAAGTGCAATTGCCCGAGCCTCTTAAGCCCACTCAAACGATCGGAGAACAAGTGCTGTCGACCATCTTTGAGATCTCGATGGAGCGTACCCGAAGAGCGGGAGAAAAAATTCGGCAAGACTTCGCTGCGGAGATCGGCGAGCGCGAAAAACCGCTTGACGTTGGCTTTCGAGCTTTCAAGCTTTCAGATACTAATTTTGTTAAGTGGTGTACGGAATCAAATACGGATGTAACTAAGTTAGAACAGCATCTCTTGGACCTCCGTGGCAGTGCTGACGATAATGCTTCGGCTGACGGGCTCTTGACCGAAATTCTCATCAAGCAGGGCTATTCATTGGTCGAACAGATTCGTGAGGTTGAGATTGACGATCTGTCATACAAGGCGGTGGTCCGTGTTGATGAAGACGGAGACGAGGACACACTGGTGTTGGCTTACCTCGATGAGCACACCAAGCCAACTTTGGCGCAGCTTCGAGCCGCTATAAATACCAAGCCGGTGCAGTTCATCTTTTTGGAAGATGCCTTCCAGGGTGATGATCAGCTGAAGACTAACTTGGTGCAGATTTGTAAAACTAACGACGTTGAACTTTGGACGGCATAG
- a CDS encoding AAA family ATPase gives MIVDDPVSSLDSEVFMGVSTYLWDQVLTAGHICQLFLMTHNFELFRQWDIQLQGAKKYVKGCTYEILSRHRPVKGEIIREPVIKNWPPNRAVRKKMRSNYHHGFMLLEEAKRSLDQKDNMETRLDAQLLFPNVARRVLETFLAFKIPSMVGNFDGSMREAGNLLERQGYQGANALRLRTTRFLHALSHDDTPESGAVIQPDETRAALAAVFEFMNALDSEHMDGLCDVLGLDKATLLTS, from the coding sequence ATCATTGTTGACGATCCCGTCTCGAGTCTTGATAGTGAAGTATTCATGGGCGTATCGACATACCTATGGGATCAAGTTCTTACTGCGGGCCATATCTGTCAGCTGTTCTTAATGACCCACAATTTTGAGCTGTTTCGTCAGTGGGATATTCAATTGCAAGGTGCGAAGAAGTATGTAAAAGGCTGTACATATGAGATTCTATCGCGTCATCGTCCCGTTAAGGGTGAGATTATTCGTGAACCTGTAATCAAGAATTGGCCTCCGAACCGTGCAGTTCGAAAAAAGATGAGGTCGAATTATCATCATGGTTTTATGCTCCTAGAAGAAGCAAAACGATCATTGGATCAGAAGGATAACATGGAGACTAGATTGGATGCTCAGTTATTGTTCCCCAATGTCGCTCGTCGAGTTCTGGAAACGTTCTTGGCTTTCAAGATCCCTAGCATGGTCGGAAATTTTGACGGCTCCATGCGCGAGGCGGGAAATCTACTGGAGCGACAGGGATATCAGGGCGCTAACGCGCTTCGTCTGCGTACTACGCGCTTTTTGCACGCACTTTCGCATGATGACACACCTGAATCGGGTGCGGTAATCCAACCTGATGAAACGCGTGCAGCGCTAGCCGCAGTATTTGAGTTTATGAATGCACTTGATAGCGAACATATGGACGGCCTCTGTGATGTTCTTGGTCTGGACAAGGCAACGCTATTGACCTCTTAG
- the ppc gene encoding phosphoenolpyruvate carboxylase produces the protein MGTLCIHHFCRKAELVTAATSDRVREDIRLLGRVLGRVIAQQEGEEVYELVEATRRMAFDVSHGDADPEDLMVIFRDLDITKTNLVARAFSYFALLANLAEDLDDESVEADVSLRKTFAKLKQEGVSAADAASVIRSAEVAPVLTAHPTETRRRTVFDTQTRIKQLLKDAHHGGDMQAIEQEMYLRMTLLWQTALIRIARPTLEDEIDVGLRYYKKSLLEQVPALNRSIRHSMRETFGLQLPDIAVMRPASWIGGDHDGNPYVNARTLTYATRQAAKTVARYYVEQLGELERELSLSDRYSSCSKELLALAEASGNNWESRVDEPYRRAVYGMRARMKSNVDALERPEKTAGKKASKRTPYATPEEFLRDLDAIDRSLRAHNDDVIADDRLARIRSAVTTFGFHLYTLDIRQNSESFEAVIEEVFAAARRVPGGKRYSELAEAEKVELLIQELQTPRPLLFPGALEIEGAFSADTTKELGIFLAAAQAVRDFGSRSIAHCIISMTATVSDILEPMVLLKEVGLRDVDVVPLFETIDDLRCGAAILRELWSHPFYREHLRARGDIQEVMLGYSDSNKDGGYLQANWALYDAELDLVELCREHNIELRLAHGRGGAVGRGGGPTYDAILAQPKGAVSGSVRITEQGEVISAKYGAPETARRHLEAFVSGALEASLLDTEPIADPDRAYAIMRELAGFSGQRYQELVADPGFIEYFTQSTPLHEIGELNLGSRPAARKQTTAISDLRAIPWVLSWSQSRTNIPGWFGVGSAVSRFVSAVPEKERESRWQELRDLYATWPFFRSVMSNMAQVMAKAEISLARLYADLVDDPEVADRIYALIAEEFELTRRAYLAITGNEALVSENQRQARSLKRRYPYLLPLNAIQLELLRRYRGGDDQFLVSKTIQVTMNGLATALRNAG, from the coding sequence ATGGGCACACTTTGTATCCATCACTTTTGTAGGAAGGCTGAGCTCGTGACTGCTGCCACTTCTGATCGTGTCCGTGAAGATATCCGATTGCTGGGACGCGTACTAGGACGAGTTATTGCGCAGCAAGAGGGTGAAGAGGTCTATGAGCTGGTAGAAGCTACTAGGCGCATGGCGTTTGATGTTTCTCATGGTGATGCTGATCCTGAAGATTTAATGGTGATCTTTAGGGATCTTGATATCACTAAAACCAACCTTGTTGCTCGTGCTTTTAGTTATTTTGCGCTGTTGGCTAATTTGGCTGAGGATCTTGATGATGAATCCGTAGAGGCGGATGTTTCATTGCGTAAAACTTTTGCCAAGCTTAAGCAAGAGGGGGTATCCGCAGCTGATGCTGCGAGTGTGATTCGTAGTGCTGAGGTTGCACCGGTGCTTACGGCGCATCCTACGGAGACGCGTCGTCGTACGGTGTTTGACACTCAGACTCGGATCAAGCAGTTGCTCAAAGACGCCCATCATGGTGGGGATATGCAGGCCATTGAGCAGGAAATGTATCTGCGGATGACGCTCTTGTGGCAAACCGCGCTGATTCGTATTGCGCGCCCAACACTGGAGGATGAGATCGATGTGGGGTTGCGCTATTACAAGAAGTCGCTGCTGGAGCAGGTTCCGGCGTTGAATCGTTCGATTCGTCATTCCATGAGGGAGACGTTTGGTTTGCAGTTGCCAGATATTGCAGTGATGCGGCCTGCCTCGTGGATTGGTGGCGATCACGATGGTAATCCGTATGTTAATGCTCGTACGTTGACGTATGCGACGCGTCAGGCCGCCAAGACAGTGGCGCGTTATTACGTAGAGCAGTTGGGTGAATTGGAACGTGAGCTGTCGCTGTCTGATCGTTATTCTTCTTGTTCCAAGGAGCTGCTTGCGTTGGCCGAGGCTTCGGGCAACAACTGGGAATCGCGTGTTGATGAGCCGTATCGTCGTGCAGTCTATGGGATGCGTGCTCGTATGAAGTCCAATGTGGACGCTTTGGAGCGTCCGGAGAAAACAGCGGGGAAGAAGGCGTCGAAACGCACGCCTTATGCAACCCCTGAGGAGTTTCTGCGCGATCTTGATGCAATTGATCGATCATTGCGTGCACACAACGATGATGTGATCGCTGATGATCGGTTAGCGCGTATCCGCTCGGCTGTAACCACTTTTGGGTTCCATTTGTATACTCTCGATATCCGTCAGAATTCTGAGTCTTTTGAGGCTGTGATCGAGGAGGTATTCGCGGCAGCGCGTCGTGTACCCGGCGGTAAGCGTTATTCGGAGCTTGCTGAGGCAGAAAAGGTCGAGCTGCTTATCCAGGAGCTGCAAACTCCGCGTCCGCTGTTGTTCCCCGGCGCGCTTGAGATCGAGGGCGCGTTTAGCGCTGATACCACTAAGGAACTGGGGATTTTCTTAGCTGCCGCGCAGGCGGTGCGGGATTTTGGATCGCGGTCAATTGCGCATTGCATTATTTCGATGACGGCTACGGTGTCCGACATTTTGGAGCCTATGGTGCTGTTGAAGGAAGTCGGATTGCGTGATGTTGATGTGGTTCCGCTTTTTGAGACTATCGACGATCTTCGCTGCGGTGCTGCTATTTTGCGCGAGCTGTGGTCGCATCCGTTTTATCGTGAGCATCTTCGTGCCCGTGGGGATATCCAAGAGGTGATGTTGGGGTATTCCGATTCCAACAAGGACGGCGGGTATTTGCAAGCTAACTGGGCGTTGTATGACGCTGAGCTGGACTTGGTGGAGTTGTGTCGTGAGCACAATATTGAGTTGCGTTTGGCTCATGGTCGTGGTGGCGCTGTGGGCCGTGGTGGTGGGCCTACTTACGATGCGATTTTGGCGCAGCCGAAGGGGGCGGTGTCGGGGTCTGTGCGTATCACGGAGCAGGGCGAGGTGATTTCTGCGAAGTATGGTGCGCCTGAGACGGCGCGTCGTCACTTGGAGGCGTTTGTTTCGGGGGCGTTGGAGGCGTCGCTTTTAGATACTGAGCCGATTGCGGATCCGGATCGTGCGTATGCGATTATGCGTGAGCTTGCTGGCTTTAGCGGTCAGAGGTATCAGGAGTTGGTGGCAGATCCTGGGTTTATTGAGTACTTCACGCAGTCGACTCCGTTGCATGAGATTGGCGAGCTTAATCTGGGGTCGCGTCCTGCTGCGCGTAAACAAACGACGGCTATTTCAGATCTTCGTGCTATTCCGTGGGTGTTGTCGTGGTCGCAGTCGCGGACCAATATTCCTGGTTGGTTTGGTGTTGGTAGTGCGGTGAGTCGTTTTGTGTCGGCGGTGCCGGAGAAGGAGCGGGAGTCACGGTGGCAGGAGTTGCGTGATTTGTATGCAACGTGGCCATTTTTCCGCTCGGTGATGTCGAATATGGCGCAGGTTATGGCCAAGGCAGAGATCTCGCTGGCGAGGTTGTATGCCGATTTGGTGGATGATCCCGAGGTTGCTGACCGGATTTATGCGTTGATTGCGGAGGAGTTTGAGCTTACGCGTCGTGCGTACTTGGCTATTACTGGTAATGAGGCGCTGGTGTCGGAAAACCAGCGCCAAGCCCGTTCACTTAAGCGGCGGTACCCGTATTTGCTGCCGCTTAATGCCATTCAGCTGGAGTTGCTGCGGCGTTATCGTGGTGGCGATGATCAATTCTTGGTGTCTAAGACTATTCAGGTCACCATGAATGGTTTGGCCACTGCGTTGCGTAATGCGGGGTAG
- the bioB gene encoding biotin synthase BioB, translating to MTATLNIVQDLEASVLAGTAITREEALALIDAPLDELSAAADRIRAQMCGDGFDMCSIINAKSGRCPENCTFCAQSIRYPTISVDSYPLITADELVRQAQENKDKGVIRFSIVTSGRKLRRDEVRHICEGVRRIKQEVGIEVCISAGLLSAEDFQALHDAGISRVHCNLETSRAYFPSICTSHTFDDKIATLQAARDEGMSLCSGGILGLGESMEDRIDMALSARELGVNSFPVNVLVAIEGTPLAGTEQLSPEEVQRCVAIFRFILPQAAIRLAGGRELLGDDGKACFQSGANSAISGDMLTTTGTTIASDMALVKDLGYTVTLDEYTYEMPQPTQKKPPR from the coding sequence ATGACTGCCACATTGAACATAGTTCAGGATCTCGAAGCGTCGGTACTCGCTGGTACTGCCATCACACGCGAGGAAGCACTCGCGCTTATCGACGCACCCCTTGACGAACTCAGCGCAGCAGCCGACCGCATCCGCGCACAGATGTGTGGTGACGGATTCGACATGTGCAGCATTATCAACGCCAAATCCGGTCGCTGCCCAGAAAACTGCACCTTCTGCGCGCAAAGCATCAGGTACCCCACCATCAGCGTGGACTCTTACCCGCTGATCACCGCAGACGAACTCGTACGACAAGCACAAGAAAACAAAGACAAAGGCGTAATCCGATTTTCCATCGTCACCTCCGGCCGCAAGCTACGCCGAGACGAAGTTCGCCATATTTGCGAGGGCGTACGCCGAATCAAACAAGAAGTCGGCATCGAAGTATGTATCTCCGCAGGTTTACTAAGCGCCGAAGACTTCCAAGCTCTCCACGATGCCGGTATTTCTCGCGTGCACTGCAACCTAGAAACCTCCCGCGCATACTTCCCGAGCATCTGCACCTCACACACCTTTGACGATAAAATCGCAACCCTACAAGCAGCACGCGACGAAGGCATGAGCCTGTGCTCCGGCGGAATTCTAGGGCTTGGCGAGTCCATGGAAGACCGCATCGACATGGCACTCTCCGCCCGTGAGCTCGGGGTCAACTCATTCCCCGTCAATGTACTCGTGGCCATCGAAGGCACCCCGCTGGCTGGAACCGAACAACTCAGCCCCGAAGAGGTACAACGCTGCGTAGCCATCTTCCGTTTTATCCTCCCCCAAGCGGCAATTAGGCTCGCCGGCGGCCGCGAACTACTTGGCGACGACGGCAAGGCCTGCTTCCAATCCGGCGCAAACTCCGCCATCAGCGGCGACATGCTCACCACCACCGGCACCACCATCGCCAGTGACATGGCACTAGTCAAAGATCTCGGATACACCGTCACCTTGGACGAATACACCTACGAGATGCCGCAGCCGACGCAGAAGAAACCTCCACGGTGA
- a CDS encoding HD domain-containing protein: MISPRLAHAISIAAYAHRNQIRKATSIPYICHPYSVMVIAQSCTRDEDVFIAALLHDVLEDAAEEYSEHDMLNDFGPRVVSIVKEVTKDSSLPMWQERADSYLTHLETASHEALIVCLADKTHNLMSMVADYEAVGDALWARFNAGKDRQLWWYSSVWDVLERRLGKDFPGVADYARLLSTFAKA, from the coding sequence ATGATTAGCCCGCGACTTGCCCACGCAATCTCCATTGCTGCCTATGCCCATCGCAATCAGATACGCAAAGCCACCAGCATCCCTTATATCTGTCACCCGTACTCGGTGATGGTGATAGCCCAAAGCTGTACGCGCGATGAGGACGTGTTCATCGCAGCGTTGCTTCACGACGTCCTTGAAGACGCGGCGGAGGAGTATTCCGAGCACGACATGCTCAACGATTTTGGTCCCCGAGTGGTGTCTATCGTGAAGGAGGTGACTAAAGACTCGAGCTTGCCTATGTGGCAAGAGCGTGCGGATTCCTACTTAACGCACCTCGAAACCGCTAGCCATGAGGCGCTAATTGTGTGTTTAGCCGATAAAACCCACAACCTCATGTCCATGGTGGCGGATTATGAGGCTGTGGGTGATGCTTTGTGGGCGCGGTTTAATGCCGGAAAAGACCGCCAATTATGGTGGTATTCCAGCGTGTGGGATGTGCTGGAGCGCAGGCTTGGCAAAGATTTTCCAGGGGTGGCGGACTATGCCCGCCTGCTAAGCACATTTGCTAAGGCATAA
- a CDS encoding IclR family transcriptional regulator: MGKINTDPAATSGIKVLDRAVSIMLAVAERPLSLTELCDVTNLPRATAHRLATALETHNILTRTSDGKWTIGAVLSSLGAGSSTKLIDVATPIMASLMNETGESVQLYQLAGATRVCIAAQEPTIGLQNTVPVGTRLPLTAGSAAKVFLAYSSPTLRDAMLASGAQFTPEDLEEARDRGWSESISEREVGLASISAPVFDSEGLFIAVLSVSGPTERLRPSPSALWSQQLTEAAAHLSQSL, translated from the coding sequence ATGGGAAAGATTAACACAGATCCTGCTGCAACAAGCGGCATTAAGGTTCTCGACCGCGCTGTCTCCATCATGCTCGCAGTCGCGGAACGTCCACTATCACTGACCGAACTGTGCGACGTGACCAATCTCCCCCGAGCCACAGCACACAGACTGGCCACAGCGCTAGAAACCCATAACATCTTGACACGCACCTCCGATGGCAAATGGACCATCGGCGCAGTCTTGAGCTCGCTCGGGGCCGGCAGCTCCACCAAGCTTATCGACGTAGCCACCCCGATCATGGCTAGCCTCATGAACGAAACTGGCGAATCCGTCCAGCTGTACCAACTAGCAGGCGCAACCCGCGTATGCATTGCAGCCCAAGAGCCCACCATTGGGCTACAAAACACTGTCCCTGTTGGTACGCGCCTACCACTTACCGCTGGATCCGCGGCAAAGGTCTTTCTTGCCTACTCCTCCCCTACATTGCGCGATGCCATGCTGGCATCAGGAGCGCAGTTTACCCCCGAAGACCTTGAAGAAGCCCGCGATCGTGGCTGGTCAGAATCGATTAGCGAACGCGAAGTTGGCCTCGCAAGTATTTCTGCCCCCGTCTTCGACAGCGAAGGTCTTTTCATCGCCGTCCTGTCTGTTTCCGGCCCCACCGAGCGCCTGCGCCCATCACCTTCCGCACTATGGTCACAGCAACTAACCGAAGCTGCGGCACATCTATCACAGTCGCTCTAG
- the leuC gene encoding 3-isopropylmalate dehydratase large subunit encodes MTSPMTSKGSKLTLAEKVWRDHVVSQGEGDQPDLIFIDLQLLHEVTSPQAFDGLRMAGRTLRHPELHLATEDHNVPTEGIHNGSLLEINDLVSRTQVETLRKNCEEFGVRLHAMGDKKQGIVHQVGPQLGATQPGMTIVCGDSHTSTHGAFGAMAFGIGTSEVEHVMATQTLSLKPFKTMAINVTGELQPGVTAKDLILAIIATIGTGGGQGHVIEYRGEAIEKLSMEARMTVCNMSIEAGARAGMIAPDETTFDYIKGREMAPTGQDWDDAVAYWKTLPTDEGAEFDTEITIDGSAITPFITWGTNPGQGLPLSSVVPSLEDFPGDNEKAAAEKALAYMGLTPGTPLRDITIDTVFLGSCTNARMDDLRIAADILRGRTIADSVRMMVVPSSTMIKEQAEAEGLDKIFIEAGAQWRTAGCSMCLGMNPDQLTPGERCASTSNRNFEGRQGPGGRTHLVSPAVAAATAIKGTLATPADLD; translated from the coding sequence ATGACCAGCCCCATGACATCGAAGGGTTCAAAACTCACGCTCGCTGAAAAAGTCTGGCGTGACCACGTTGTTTCTCAAGGAGAAGGCGACCAACCAGATCTTATCTTCATTGACCTCCAATTACTGCATGAAGTCACCTCACCTCAGGCTTTCGACGGCCTACGCATGGCCGGACGCACACTGCGACACCCAGAACTGCACCTAGCGACCGAAGACCACAACGTTCCCACCGAAGGGATCCACAACGGTTCCCTCTTGGAAATCAACGATCTTGTCTCACGCACCCAGGTAGAAACCCTGCGGAAAAACTGCGAAGAATTTGGAGTGCGCCTCCACGCCATGGGCGATAAAAAACAAGGCATCGTGCACCAGGTAGGCCCACAATTAGGTGCCACCCAGCCAGGCATGACCATCGTGTGCGGCGACTCACACACTTCTACACACGGAGCCTTCGGTGCAATGGCCTTTGGCATCGGAACCTCCGAAGTAGAACACGTGATGGCAACCCAAACACTGTCACTGAAACCATTTAAAACCATGGCCATTAACGTCACCGGCGAGCTGCAACCAGGGGTCACCGCCAAAGACCTCATTTTGGCTATCATCGCAACCATCGGCACCGGCGGCGGACAAGGCCACGTGATCGAATACCGCGGCGAAGCAATCGAAAAACTGTCGATGGAAGCGCGCATGACAGTTTGCAACATGTCCATCGAAGCAGGCGCTCGCGCCGGCATGATCGCCCCCGACGAGACCACATTCGACTACATCAAAGGCCGTGAAATGGCACCCACCGGCCAAGACTGGGACGACGCTGTCGCCTATTGGAAGACCCTGCCTACCGACGAAGGAGCCGAATTCGATACCGAAATCACCATCGACGGCTCCGCGATCACACCATTTATCACATGGGGAACAAACCCAGGCCAAGGCCTACCGCTGTCAAGCGTGGTGCCCTCACTAGAAGACTTCCCAGGAGACAACGAAAAAGCTGCAGCCGAAAAAGCACTCGCCTACATGGGGCTAACCCCAGGAACCCCACTACGCGACATCACAATCGACACAGTCTTCCTCGGATCCTGTACCAACGCCCGCATGGATGACCTCCGCATTGCAGCCGACATCCTGCGCGGCCGAACCATCGCCGACTCCGTGCGCATGATGGTCGTCCCATCCTCAACCATGATCAAAGAGCAAGCAGAGGCAGAAGGCCTAGACAAGATCTTCATCGAAGCCGGCGCACAATGGCGCACCGCGGGATGCTCCATGTGCCTAGGAATGAACCCTGACCAACTCACCCCAGGCGAGCGCTGCGCATCCACCTCGAACCGCAACTTCGAAGGCCGCCAAGGCCCAGGTGGACGCACCCACCTCGTATCACCAGCAGTTGCCGCCGCAACCGCAATCAAAGGAACCCTGGCAACCCCCGCCGATCTGGACTAA